One segment of Triticum aestivum cultivar Chinese Spring chromosome 2A, IWGSC CS RefSeq v2.1, whole genome shotgun sequence DNA contains the following:
- the LOC123189826 gene encoding ABC transporter G family member 11 isoform X1, with translation MRGGGGGGEDTRRTAAGQAMVELQANGATATATSASGAMVVGLSPLSETLWRDSKAMPGAGAAALIGEVSARLTWKDLSVTVALGPGKTQTVLDELTGFAEPGSLTALMGPSGSGKSTLLDALAGRLAANAFLSGSVLLNGRKAKLSFGAAAYVTQDDNLIGTLTVRETIGYSALLRLPDKMPRDDKRALVEGTIVEMGLQDCADTVIGNWHLRGVSGGEKRRVSIALELLMRPRLLFLDEPTSGLDSSSAFFVTQTLRGLARDGRTVIASIHQPSSEVFELFDMLFLLSGGKNVYFGQAAQACEFFAEVGFPCPPLRNPSDHFLRCVNSDFDKVKATLKGSMKARIERSDDPLDKITTSEAIRKLVSAYNRSQYYYAAREKVNDIARIKGTVMDSRGSQASFLMQACTLTRRSFINMSRDFGYYWLRLLIYLLVTVCIGTIYLDVGTKYTSILARAACAAFVFGFVTFMSIGGFPSFVEEMKVFQRERLNGHYGVAAFVIANTISALPFLVLICFMSGTVCYFMVRLHPGFTHYIFFVLNLYASVTVVESLMMAIASVIPNFLMGIIIGAGIQGIFMLVSGYFRLPYDIPKIFWRYPMQYISFHYWALQGQCQNDMDGLLFDNQYPDQPKIPGDFILKYIFQINVHRSKWIDLSVIFSMIFIYRLLFFIMIKVNEDVMPWIRGYIARKRLQKKVPAIGKTPSLRGYVVDPELGPNEG, from the exons atgagagggggaggaggaggaggggaggacaCGCGGAGGACGGCGGCCGGGCAGGCCATGGTGGAGCTGCAGGCCAACGGCGCGACGGCGACCGCGACGTCGGCCAGCGGCGCGATGGTGGTGGGGCTGAGCCCGCTGAGCGAGACGCTGTGGCGGGACAGCAAGGCGATGCCCGgggccggcgcggcggcgctcATCGGCGAGGTGTCGGCGAGGCTGACGTGGAAGGACCTGTCGGTCACCGTGGCGCTGGGCCCCGGCAAGACGCAGACCGTGCTGGACGAGCTCACCGGCTTCGCCGAGCCCGGGTCGCTGACCGCGCTCATGGGCCCGTCCGGCTCCGGCAAGTCCACGCTCCTCgacgccctcgccggccgcctcgccgccaaCGCCTTCCTCTCCGGCAGCGTCCTGCTCAACGGCCGCAAGGCCAAGCTCTCCTTCGGCGCCGCG GCGTACGTGACGCAGGACGACAACCTGATCGGGACGCTGACGGTGCGGGAGACGATCGGCTACTCGGCGCTGCTGCGGCTGCCGGACAAGATGCCGCGCGACGACAAGCGCGCGCTGGTGGAGGGCACCATCGTGGAGATGGGGCTCCAGGACTGCGCCGACACCGTCATCGGCAACTGGCACCTCCGGGGCGTCAGCGGCGGCGAGAAGCGCCGGGTCAGCATCGCCCTGGAGCTCCTCATGCGGCCCCGCCTCCTCTTCCTCGACGAGCCCACCAGCGGCCTCGACAG CTCCTCGGCCTTCTTCGTGACGCAGACGCTGAGGGGCCTGGCGAGGGACGGCAGGACAGTGATTGCGTCCATCCACCAGCCCAGCAGCGAGGTCTTCGAGCTCTTCGACATGCTCTTCCTGCTCTCCGGGGGCAAAAACGTCTACTTCGGACAGGCAGCGCAAGCATGTGAG TTCTTCGCTGAAGTTGGGTTCCCATGCCCGCCTCTGAGAAATCCCTCGGATCATTTCCTGAGGTGCGTTAACTCCGACTTCGACAAGGTCAAGGCCACCCTGAAAGGCTCGATGAAAGCAAGG ATCGAAAGGTCTGATGATCCTCTGGATAAGATAACCACATCAGAGGCCATCAGGAAACTCGTCTCTGCCTACAACAGGTCACAGTACTACTACGCTGCTAGGGAGAAAGTTAATGACATCGCGCGAATC AAAGGAACGGTGATGGATTCAAGGGGCAGCCAGGCCAGCTTCTTGATGCAGGCGTGTACACTTACCAGGCGTTCATTCATCAACATGTCGCGCGACTTTGGGTACTACTGGCTCAGGCTCTTGATCTACCTCCTTGTGACTGTATGCATCGGCACCATCTACCTGGATGTCGGCACCAAATACACATCCATCCTG GCCAGGGCAGCATGTGCAGCATTCGTCTTTGGATTCGTCACCTTCATGTCCATTGGAGGATTCCCTTCATTTGTGGAAGAAATGAAG GTTTTCCAGCGGGAACGGTTGAATGGGCACTACGGTGTTGCAGCATTTGTCATTGCCAACACCATCTCTGCTCTGCCATTCCTGGTCCTGATATGCTTCATGTCAGGGACAGTATGCTACTTCATGGTGCGCCTTCATCCTGGTTTCACACACTACATCTTCTTCGTCTTGAACCTCTACGCCAGTGTCACTGTGGTTGAGAGTTTGATGATGGCCATTGCAAGTGTCATACCCAATTTCCTCATGGGCATCATCATAGGAGCTGGAATTCAG GGAATATTCATGCTTGTCTCCGGATACTTCAGACTTCCGTATGACATCCCGAAGATCTTCTGGAGATACCCCATGCAGTACATCAGCTTCCATTACTGGGCACTACAG GGCCAATGCCAGAATGACATGGACGGTCTCCTATTCGACAACCAATACCCAGACCAGCCGAAGATCCCTGGGGACTTCATACTGAAGTACATCTTCCAGATCAACGTGCACCGGTCGAAGTGGATCGACCTGTCGGTCATCTTCAGCATGATCTTCATCTACCGCCTGCTGTTCTTCATCATGATCAAGGTGAACGAGGACGTGATGCCCTGGATCCGGGGCTACATCGCGAGGAAGAGGCTTCAGAAGAAGGTGCCTGCCATCGGCAAGACGCCTTCCCTGAGAGGCTATGTTGTGGATCCAGAGCTTGGTCCTAACGAAGGCTAG
- the LOC123189826 gene encoding ABC transporter G family member 11 isoform X2 yields the protein MRGGGGGGEDTRRTAAGQAMVELQANGATATATSASGAMVVGLSPLSETLWRDSKAMPGAGAAALIGEVSARLTWKDLSVTVALGPGKTQTVLDELTGFAEPGSLTALMGPSGSGKSTLLDALAGRLAANAFLSGSVLLNGRKAKLSFGAAAYVTQDDNLIGTLTVRETIGYSALLRLPDKMPRDDKRALVEGTIVEMGLQDCADTVIGNWHLRGVSGGEKRRVSIALELLMRPRLLFLDEPTSGLDSSSAFFVTQTLRGLARDGRTVIASIHQPSSEVFELFDMLFLLSGGKNVYFGQAAQACEFFAEVGFPCPPLRNPSDHFLRCVNSDFDKVKATLKGSMKARIERSDDPLDKITTSEAIRKLVSAYNRSQYYYAAREKVNDIARIKGTVMDSRGSQASFLMQACTLTRRSFINMSRDFGYYWLRLLIYLLVTVCIGTIYLDVGTKYTSILARAACAAFVFGFVTFMSIGGFPSFVEEMKVFQRERLNGHYGVAAFVIANTISALPFLVLICFMSGTVCYFMVRLHPGFTHYIFFVLNLYASVTVVESLMMAIASVIPNFLMGIIIGAGIQILARSGIRFWKAHPGLLPLLVQILAADFWNRILLGSPFGSDSAARQRNPSIKVEPNRAIDCPII from the exons atgagagggggaggaggaggaggggaggacaCGCGGAGGACGGCGGCCGGGCAGGCCATGGTGGAGCTGCAGGCCAACGGCGCGACGGCGACCGCGACGTCGGCCAGCGGCGCGATGGTGGTGGGGCTGAGCCCGCTGAGCGAGACGCTGTGGCGGGACAGCAAGGCGATGCCCGgggccggcgcggcggcgctcATCGGCGAGGTGTCGGCGAGGCTGACGTGGAAGGACCTGTCGGTCACCGTGGCGCTGGGCCCCGGCAAGACGCAGACCGTGCTGGACGAGCTCACCGGCTTCGCCGAGCCCGGGTCGCTGACCGCGCTCATGGGCCCGTCCGGCTCCGGCAAGTCCACGCTCCTCgacgccctcgccggccgcctcgccgccaaCGCCTTCCTCTCCGGCAGCGTCCTGCTCAACGGCCGCAAGGCCAAGCTCTCCTTCGGCGCCGCG GCGTACGTGACGCAGGACGACAACCTGATCGGGACGCTGACGGTGCGGGAGACGATCGGCTACTCGGCGCTGCTGCGGCTGCCGGACAAGATGCCGCGCGACGACAAGCGCGCGCTGGTGGAGGGCACCATCGTGGAGATGGGGCTCCAGGACTGCGCCGACACCGTCATCGGCAACTGGCACCTCCGGGGCGTCAGCGGCGGCGAGAAGCGCCGGGTCAGCATCGCCCTGGAGCTCCTCATGCGGCCCCGCCTCCTCTTCCTCGACGAGCCCACCAGCGGCCTCGACAG CTCCTCGGCCTTCTTCGTGACGCAGACGCTGAGGGGCCTGGCGAGGGACGGCAGGACAGTGATTGCGTCCATCCACCAGCCCAGCAGCGAGGTCTTCGAGCTCTTCGACATGCTCTTCCTGCTCTCCGGGGGCAAAAACGTCTACTTCGGACAGGCAGCGCAAGCATGTGAG TTCTTCGCTGAAGTTGGGTTCCCATGCCCGCCTCTGAGAAATCCCTCGGATCATTTCCTGAGGTGCGTTAACTCCGACTTCGACAAGGTCAAGGCCACCCTGAAAGGCTCGATGAAAGCAAGG ATCGAAAGGTCTGATGATCCTCTGGATAAGATAACCACATCAGAGGCCATCAGGAAACTCGTCTCTGCCTACAACAGGTCACAGTACTACTACGCTGCTAGGGAGAAAGTTAATGACATCGCGCGAATC AAAGGAACGGTGATGGATTCAAGGGGCAGCCAGGCCAGCTTCTTGATGCAGGCGTGTACACTTACCAGGCGTTCATTCATCAACATGTCGCGCGACTTTGGGTACTACTGGCTCAGGCTCTTGATCTACCTCCTTGTGACTGTATGCATCGGCACCATCTACCTGGATGTCGGCACCAAATACACATCCATCCTG GCCAGGGCAGCATGTGCAGCATTCGTCTTTGGATTCGTCACCTTCATGTCCATTGGAGGATTCCCTTCATTTGTGGAAGAAATGAAG GTTTTCCAGCGGGAACGGTTGAATGGGCACTACGGTGTTGCAGCATTTGTCATTGCCAACACCATCTCTGCTCTGCCATTCCTGGTCCTGATATGCTTCATGTCAGGGACAGTATGCTACTTCATGGTGCGCCTTCATCCTGGTTTCACACACTACATCTTCTTCGTCTTGAACCTCTACGCCAGTGTCACTGTGGTTGAGAGTTTGATGATGGCCATTGCAAGTGTCATACCCAATTTCCTCATGGGCATCATCATAGGAGCTGGAATTCAG attttggcccgcagcggaatcagattttggaaagcacatcctgggctgcttccgcttttggttcagattttggcagcggatttctggaatcggattctgctgggttcaccctttggttcagattctgctgcgcggcagcggaatccgtcgataaaagttgaaccaaacagggccatagactGTCCTATTATTTAG